The following coding sequences are from one Salvia hispanica cultivar TCC Black 2014 chromosome 3, UniMelb_Shisp_WGS_1.0, whole genome shotgun sequence window:
- the LOC125216340 gene encoding pistil-specific extensin-like protein translates to MAFVSLFTSFVLCLFLTANATVATSPPTAQAPRPSPSPHHHHPPAPAPSHLPVRKMVAVQGVVYCKSCKYRGVDTLTGATPLAGAVVKLQCNNSKTSMEEKKTSDKNGYFFFMPQKLTTSGSHKCKVFLVSSPSAACNVPTNLHGGALGAILLREPVDARSKPLPFELFTVGPFAFDAAKKLPCHY, encoded by the exons ATggcttttgtttctttgtttaCTTCCTTTGTCCTTTGTCTCTTCCTCACCGCCAACGCCACCGTAGCAACCTCACCGCCAACGGCGCAAGCCCCTCGCCCGTCTCCTTCACCACACCACCATCACCCCCCTGCCCCGGCCCCGTCTCACCTTCCAGTGAGGAAGATGGTGGCTGTTCAAGGCGTCGTCTATTGCAAGTCCTGCAAGTATAGAGGAGTCGACACTCTCACGGGAGCCACTCCTCTTGCTG GTGCTGTGGTTAAGCTGCAATGCAACAACTCGAAGACGAGCATGGAGGAGAAGAAGACGAGCGACAAGAACGGCTACTTCTTCTTCATGCCGCAGAAGCTGACCACCTCTGGGTCCCACAAGTGCAAGGTCTTCCTCGTCTCCTCTCCCTCTGCGGCCTGTAACGTCCCCACCAACCTCCACGGTGGCGCCCTCGGAGCAATCCTTCTCCGCGAGCCGGTGGATGCCCGGTCGAAGCCGTTGCCGTTTGAGCTCTTTACGGTTGGACCCTTCGCCTTTGATGCCGCCAAGAAACTGCCATGTCACTACTAG
- the LOC125216998 gene encoding transcription factor bHLH162-like, whose translation MDQNPSSSRMVVDRKTIEKNRRNEMKALYNKLNSLIPPQSRPRDMVSLPDQLQGATNYIKMQEAKLEKMKQKKNCLVWSKGGPNNLPNIDVRVMGSDLQVVLITGLNSQFMFTQIIRLLHEQGAQVVDASFSVHNDTVFHTIHSQIGDQFEQNHAAARISERLQKFAYDCI comes from the exons ATGgatcaaaaccctagttcTTCAAGGATGGTCGTAGACAGAAAAACTATAGAGAAGAACCGGAGAAATGAGATGAAGGCCCTCTACAACAAGCTCAACTCTCTAATCCCTCCTCAATCTAGACCTAGG gATATGGTTTCGCTGCCGGATCAGCTACAAGGCGCGACAAACTACATAAAGATGCAGGAGGCTAAACTGGAAAAGATGAAACAGAAGAAAAACTGCCTTGTTTGGAGCAAAGGAGGGCCTAACAATTTACCAAACATCGATGTTCGAGTAATGGGTTCAGACCTACAAGTGGTGCTCATAACTGGACTCAATTCTCAATTCATGTTCACTCAGATCATAAGGCTGTTGCATGAACAAGGAGCTCAAGTTGTCGATGCTAGTTTTTCTGTACACAACGACACCGTTTTCCACACTATTCATTCTCAG ATTGGAGATCAGTTTGAACAGAATCATGCGGCTGCGAGGATTTCAGAGAGATTGCAGAAATTTGCCTATgattgtatttaa